One genomic segment of Aulosira sp. FACHB-615 includes these proteins:
- a CDS encoding virulence factor SrfB: MPVEIRLPPRFQVQVNDNEYLELPTIQLVAIGNNVPHIARINFSVKGTPSELITQIQKAYKPFDAVTPKISQIGQLEQYPCKLEKPLTEAINCNLHVIVEYFDSDFSGEPVLSEPRQVQAVCYLWTPSTAEAQIMNSESLPNPPEEPINYQPVKRFPGWFALDFGTSNSTVTLFDPIEIPIAEILPREQELRLRDRLSQWLNSPASEALPEISEVEWQKFIIDISKNLEIEPSRLSEIFESDNRERFLEAIRQIELSLGNSEKFQRAASKKLYQIYHEVFRVPTLESQNLIPVVLDIDRRDSEIPSELEIANLEVLKLKMGREARDNRKKAIAQGTSSSLKEIISRFHHSPKRYFGQNKTFPVMLNDTEININVNQLIQAAWAHLIDLTEDYRQRARRRFSEGELLTAVVTYPTVAPPVVRKEVKQLVEQLGIDDVQTAYDEAVSVAIFFLWREFGGNLNIGIESFKTRCRRDGNKWSQNVLVLDIGGGTTDLALIELTLEDKTPFFATNEDRGLGGRYYKLTPKLLGSSGHLQLGGELITLRVFRLLKVAIADFLLTAVTRGDIDSEKLEDLISSELNERFLDQGKFKTGSLLKCLDRENPEGDTAYKDALDTAEKVLPTRWQQAPQRLQTFYTLWDYAEAAKLKLGQKLPADNSLVTFTISEQQIAELLTQSAIKYQIHNPDNIAVTLDNQQFERVATSAIKEAIGIAKGLMESRLRSDDNTIDAWNTHKVDWLILSGKTCNLDLVQRHIYQEFSKSPYFVWNPERITFVLEFTKLATSAGACYAEKLRRLRFDPEESKALLQKGANQLEIDVKNLFYYLPCNFKRKTQSNELLPIFKAGQELHQIAPWETVAKVRTAWQGIQLTNIIYRQDYEDGDLRLWGSFDGKHLMEKLGMEEAEFLKKIKVQFEIDQTLQFSVLLCQGNPHYLIDVPGIDVGSAILAASETSLFADGKLKWNIAVERPNKDLTDGDIAVNVIESATVDQPNAYHLVFEIDSNDNQSLHEFHYLRDGSPQPSKGLISNPLPPFPYTGQHTFYVYQTDTETNRKKWIRIGSLSKPSVTTDYPCQYRVTLDNKGILRMHPGEVPYWTSTSQECLKQEGCVYRAELELQPNEVDKERDPFCGIH; this comes from the coding sequence ATGCCAGTAGAAATTCGCCTCCCTCCACGCTTTCAAGTTCAAGTTAACGACAACGAATATTTAGAACTTCCCACCATTCAACTAGTCGCTATTGGGAATAATGTACCCCACATTGCCCGAATTAACTTCTCCGTTAAAGGCACACCCAGCGAACTAATCACCCAAATTCAAAAAGCATATAAACCCTTTGATGCTGTCACCCCAAAAATTTCCCAAATCGGACAACTAGAACAATATCCTTGTAAATTAGAGAAACCTTTAACAGAAGCAATCAACTGTAACTTACACGTCATTGTTGAGTATTTTGATTCCGACTTTTCAGGGGAGCCAGTATTATCTGAACCGCGACAAGTTCAGGCTGTTTGTTATTTATGGACACCATCTACTGCTGAAGCGCAAATTATGAATTCTGAGTCACTACCAAACCCACCGGAAGAACCTATTAACTATCAACCAGTCAAAAGATTTCCGGGATGGTTTGCTTTAGATTTTGGTACGTCGAATTCTACCGTGACTTTGTTCGACCCGATAGAAATTCCCATTGCCGAAATTTTACCACGGGAACAGGAATTAAGATTGCGCGATCGCCTGTCGCAATGGCTCAATTCTCCCGCTTCCGAAGCACTACCAGAAATCAGCGAAGTTGAGTGGCAAAAATTTATTATTGATATTAGTAAAAACTTAGAAATCGAACCCAGCCGTTTAAGCGAAATCTTTGAAAGTGATAACAGAGAAAGATTTTTAGAAGCAATTCGCCAAATCGAATTATCTTTAGGTAATAGCGAAAAATTTCAACGCGCCGCGAGTAAAAAATTATATCAAATATATCATGAAGTTTTTCGCGTTCCCACCTTAGAATCGCAAAATTTAATTCCCGTAGTTCTCGATATTGACCGCCGTGATAGCGAAATCCCCAGCGAGTTAGAAATTGCCAACTTAGAAGTATTAAAACTGAAAATGGGGCGAGAAGCAAGAGATAATCGCAAAAAAGCGATCGCCCAAGGTACTAGCAGTTCTTTAAAAGAAATTATCAGTCGGTTTCATCATTCACCGAAGCGGTATTTTGGACAGAATAAAACATTCCCTGTAATGTTAAATGATACTGAAATTAATATTAATGTTAACCAATTAATTCAAGCAGCTTGGGCGCATTTAATTGATTTAACTGAAGATTACCGCCAACGTGCCAGACGTAGATTTTCTGAAGGTGAACTGTTAACAGCAGTTGTTACTTACCCCACTGTTGCACCGCCAGTAGTTCGTAAAGAAGTTAAGCAATTAGTTGAACAATTAGGTATTGATGATGTGCAAACAGCTTATGATGAAGCTGTTTCGGTAGCGATATTTTTCCTATGGCGAGAATTTGGCGGTAATTTAAATATTGGCATTGAATCTTTTAAAACTCGTTGTCGCCGCGATGGCAATAAATGGTCACAAAATGTATTAGTTTTAGATATTGGTGGCGGCACAACAGACTTAGCATTAATTGAATTAACCTTAGAAGATAAAACCCCATTTTTTGCCACTAATGAAGACCGAGGCTTAGGTGGCAGGTATTATAAACTAACGCCAAAACTATTAGGTTCATCAGGACATTTACAACTCGGTGGCGAATTAATTACACTGCGAGTATTTAGGTTATTAAAAGTTGCGATCGCAGATTTTCTCTTAACAGCAGTTACCCGTGGCGATATCGATAGCGAAAAACTCGAAGACTTAATTAGTTCCGAATTAAACGAGCGTTTTCTCGACCAAGGAAAATTCAAAACAGGCAGCTTATTAAAATGCCTAGATAGAGAAAATCCCGAAGGCGATACAGCTTATAAAGATGCCTTAGATACAGCCGAAAAAGTCTTACCAACCCGTTGGCAACAAGCACCCCAACGCCTACAAACCTTCTACACACTGTGGGATTATGCAGAAGCCGCCAAACTCAAACTCGGACAAAAATTACCAGCAGATAATTCACTTGTAACCTTTACAATCTCTGAACAACAAATTGCTGAACTTCTCACCCAAAGCGCCATTAAATATCAAATTCACAACCCCGATAATATTGCCGTCACCCTAGATAATCAACAATTTGAACGTGTTGCCACTTCTGCTATTAAAGAAGCCATTGGTATTGCTAAAGGCTTAATGGAAAGCCGCTTACGTTCAGACGATAACACCATCGACGCTTGGAACACCCACAAAGTTGACTGGTTAATTCTCTCAGGAAAAACTTGCAATCTCGACTTAGTACAACGCCATATTTATCAAGAATTTAGCAAGTCTCCCTACTTCGTTTGGAACCCAGAACGCATCACCTTCGTTTTAGAATTTACTAAACTCGCAACCTCCGCAGGTGCGTGTTACGCCGAAAAATTACGCCGACTCAGATTTGACCCTGAAGAATCAAAAGCACTGCTACAAAAAGGTGCAAATCAATTAGAAATTGACGTTAAAAATCTATTTTATTACTTACCTTGCAACTTCAAACGCAAAACCCAAAGCAACGAACTACTACCAATCTTTAAAGCCGGACAAGAACTCCATCAAATTGCACCTTGGGAAACAGTCGCCAAAGTGCGTACAGCTTGGCAAGGTATACAGTTAACTAATATTATTTATCGCCAAGACTACGAAGACGGTGATTTAAGATTGTGGGGAAGCTTCGACGGTAAACATCTCATGGAAAAATTAGGGATGGAAGAAGCCGAGTTTCTCAAAAAAATCAAAGTGCAATTTGAAATTGACCAGACATTACAATTTAGTGTTTTATTATGTCAAGGAAATCCCCATTATTTAATCGATGTTCCCGGTATTGATGTCGGTTCCGCAATCTTAGCAGCTTCCGAAACCTCATTATTTGCCGATGGTAAACTAAAATGGAACATCGCCGTAGAACGACCAAATAAAGACTTAACCGATGGCGATATCGCAGTTAACGTCATCGAGTCAGCAACCGTAGATCAACCAAACGCCTATCATTTAGTCTTTGAAATCGACTCAAATGATAACCAATCTCTACACGAATTTCATTACCTCCGCGATGGTTCACCCCAACCAAGTAAAGGTTTAATTAGTAATCCCTTACCACCCTTTCCTTACACTGGACAACACACATTTTACGTCTATCAAACCGATACAGAAACTAACAGAAAAAAATGGATACGTATCGGTTCACTCAGTAAACCATCCGTCACCACAGACTACCCTTGCCAATATCGCGTCACCCTCGACAACAAAGGTATTTTGCGGATGCACCCCGGCGAAGTTCCCTACTGGACATCCACCAGTCAAGAATGTTTAAAACAAGAAGGTTGTGTTTATCGTGCCGAATTAGAATTGCAACCTAACGAAGTCGATAAAGAACGAGATCCCTTCTGTGGAATACATTAA
- a CDS encoding cytochrome b/b6 domain-containing protein produces MSRSVPYQPLWLRLLHGVSGIFAIAAIITGFLVYNTYDGRFGKIPFPQLGDIQGIHGTFALFFLIILPAFALYSFHAGNRRLIQANSWEQLRQVGKPIWWVSLQRLANTLMLIASVFSVVSGRMMKEEWLPAGEINQIWYTLHLIAWCVIVGCLAIHLLMSIKVGGVPLLLSMFSWQVRSEDSPNQWMTRYRTWWSSLQTNFGERVNQLLDNNLSLRIIEGFVLIGVAVAFLLPVFFSE; encoded by the coding sequence ATGTCTCGTTCTGTTCCCTATCAACCGTTGTGGTTGCGACTACTGCATGGCGTGAGTGGAATTTTTGCGATCGCAGCTATCATTACTGGATTTCTAGTTTACAATACTTACGATGGTAGATTTGGTAAAATTCCATTTCCGCAACTTGGCGATATTCAAGGGATTCATGGCACTTTTGCCTTATTTTTCTTGATTATACTGCCAGCATTTGCACTTTACAGCTTTCATGCTGGGAATAGGCGACTTATCCAAGCTAATTCATGGGAACAACTGCGCCAAGTTGGTAAACCAATTTGGTGGGTGAGTTTGCAAAGACTAGCTAACACTCTCATGCTAATTGCTTCAGTTTTTTCTGTAGTTTCTGGCAGGATGATGAAAGAAGAATGGCTTCCTGCTGGAGAAATTAATCAGATTTGGTATACCCTACATCTTATCGCTTGGTGTGTGATAGTCGGCTGTTTAGCTATTCATCTTTTAATGTCTATTAAAGTGGGTGGTGTGCCATTATTATTGTCTATGTTTTCTTGGCAGGTTCGTTCAGAAGATAGTCCAAATCAATGGATGACTCGTTACCGTACTTGGTGGAGTAGCTTGCAAACTAACTTTGGCGAAAGAGTTAATCAACTGCTAGATAATAATTTAAGTTTGAGAATTATTGAAGGTTTTGTATTGATTGGAGTTGCTGTTGCATTTCTCCTACCTGTATTTTTTTCGGAATAG
- a CDS encoding DNA adenine methylase: protein MLKSPLRYPGGKSKAIKQIIEYLPDNFSEFREPFVGGGSVFIYLKQKYPDLKIWINDLNPELFLFWKLAQSDISVLVEEIRQIKNQYTDGKLLFTELTTIDVKELSDLERAIRFFILNRITFSGTIESGGFSQEAFDKRFTHSSIERLEKLESILTADIKITNLDYSYLLNEKGENVFLFLDPPYFSATKSRLYGKDGDLHTSFDHQRFAESLKQCHHPWLITYDNSPQIRDNFQWANIYEWELQYGMNNYKQNSAAKGKELFITNYEVSNN, encoded by the coding sequence ATGCTCAAAAGTCCCCTCCGCTATCCTGGAGGTAAATCTAAAGCGATAAAACAGATTATTGAATACTTACCAGATAATTTTTCAGAATTTCGAGAACCTTTTGTTGGCGGTGGTTCTGTATTCATTTATTTAAAGCAAAAATATCCTGATTTAAAAATTTGGATTAATGATTTAAACCCAGAACTATTCTTATTTTGGAAACTTGCACAATCTGATATATCTGTATTAGTTGAAGAAATACGCCAAATAAAAAATCAATATACAGATGGTAAGTTATTATTCACAGAACTCACTACCATTGATGTAAAAGAACTATCTGATTTAGAAAGAGCAATACGTTTTTTTATACTTAACAGAATTACTTTTTCAGGAACTATAGAATCCGGTGGTTTTTCCCAAGAAGCTTTTGATAAAAGATTCACTCATTCATCAATAGAACGATTAGAAAAGCTAGAATCTATTTTAACAGCAGATATCAAAATAACTAACTTAGATTATAGTTACCTGTTAAATGAAAAAGGTGAAAATGTATTTTTATTTTTAGATCCGCCATATTTTAGTGCTACTAAATCTAGACTCTATGGAAAGGATGGAGACTTACACACCTCTTTTGATCATCAGAGATTTGCTGAAAGCTTAAAACAATGTCACCATCCTTGGCTGATTACTTACGATAATTCTCCGCAAATTCGGGATAATTTTCAATGGGCGAATATTTATGAGTGGGAATTACAGTATGGGATGAATAATTACAAACAAAATAGTGCTGCGAAAGGGAAAGAATTATTCATTACTAACTATGAAGTAAGCAATAATTGA
- the trpD gene encoding anthranilate phosphoribosyltransferase: MTSSSEISTSWYILLQQLIDGQSLTRPQAAELMQGWLSEAVPPELSGAILTALNFKGVSAEELTGMAEVLQSQSLGSRESGVGSGKALSTHTSTSLSVQHSALSTIIDTCGTGGDGSSTFNISTAVAFVVAAYGVPVAKHGNRSASSLTGSADVLEALGVNLSAPSEKVQAALQEVGITFLFAPGWHPALKAVAQLRRNLRIRTVFNLLGPLVNPLRPTGQVVGLFTPKLLETVAQALHNLGKQKAIVLHGRERIDEASLGDLTDLAVLSDGKVQLTTLNPQGVGVTPVSINALKGGDVQENAEILKAVLQGKGTTAQQDAVALNASLALQVAGVIPLLDHAQGVSVAREILQSGSPWQKLEDLVQFLSN; the protein is encoded by the coding sequence ATGACAAGTTCCTCAGAAATTTCTACAAGCTGGTATATTCTGCTACAGCAATTAATAGACGGTCAATCTTTGACACGCCCCCAAGCTGCGGAATTAATGCAAGGGTGGCTGAGTGAAGCTGTTCCCCCAGAATTATCAGGAGCAATTTTAACCGCCCTCAATTTTAAAGGCGTTTCCGCCGAAGAATTAACAGGTATGGCTGAAGTCTTACAATCTCAAAGCTTGGGGAGTCGGGAGTCGGGAGTTGGGAGTGGCAAAGCACTCAGCACTCACACTTCGACTTCGCTCAGTGTACAGCACTCAGCACTCAGCACTATCATAGACACTTGCGGAACTGGCGGTGATGGTTCATCGACTTTCAACATTTCCACGGCGGTGGCTTTTGTTGTCGCGGCTTATGGTGTCCCTGTAGCCAAACATGGCAATCGTTCCGCCTCTAGTCTGACGGGTAGCGCGGATGTTTTAGAAGCATTGGGTGTTAACTTAAGCGCACCTAGTGAAAAAGTCCAAGCCGCCTTGCAAGAAGTCGGGATCACCTTTTTATTTGCCCCCGGTTGGCATCCAGCCTTAAAAGCGGTGGCTCAATTGCGGCGCAATTTGAGGATTCGCACTGTTTTCAACTTACTGGGGCCGTTAGTTAATCCCTTGCGTCCGACTGGGCAAGTGGTGGGGTTATTTACACCCAAACTTTTAGAAACTGTGGCTCAAGCCTTACATAATCTGGGCAAACAAAAAGCGATCGTTTTACACGGGCGGGAAAGAATTGATGAAGCCAGCCTGGGGGATTTAACTGATTTAGCTGTGTTATCTGATGGCAAAGTGCAGTTAACAACTCTCAATCCTCAAGGGGTGGGTGTTACACCTGTGTCTATCAATGCCCTTAAGGGTGGTGATGTCCAGGAAAATGCGGAAATTCTCAAAGCAGTGCTGCAAGGCAAAGGAACCACAGCACAACAAGATGCTGTAGCCTTAAATGCTTCCTTAGCTCTACAGGTTGCAGGTGTGATCCCGTTGTTAGATCATGCTCAAGGCGTGAGTGTGGCTAGGGAAATTCTACAGAGCGGGAGTCCGTGGCAGAAGTTGGAGGATCTAGTTCAATTTCTATCGAATTAG
- a CDS encoding TIGR02281 family clan AA aspartic protease, producing the protein MLQSFLSRTAPIFLASALAVLGVACSEDQQTTETVSNQQSVVTDNSSVTPPVASTAPVTSPKSAALPPSALEPDTFQLGLDKAAGAVAISQSAQSIQDWNLVVHQFQEAIALMEQVSRQSPDYVSAQGKIVEYQRKVTYARQKANPNLPQPSADNQNVVVAVPSPKTVAKFVPQQTVPTRQQPEQRVFSSTEILPREKNVFVAPIKRRVGGTPIVEVTFNGQQKFDMIVDTGASGTVITQEMANVLGIIPVGKAKANTASSRAVEFPVGYVDSMAVSGVRVNRVPVAIAGTDLETGLLGHDFFGNYDVTIKRNVVEFRPQSHSEANSIEIELDPPTSATDSRSVEFP; encoded by the coding sequence ATGCTTCAGTCTTTTTTATCTCGTACAGCCCCGATTTTTCTCGCAAGTGCTTTAGCTGTGTTGGGCGTTGCCTGTAGTGAAGACCAACAGACTACTGAGACTGTTAGTAATCAACAATCTGTGGTCACTGACAATTCATCAGTGACACCACCTGTTGCATCAACAGCCCCAGTCACCAGCCCAAAATCAGCAGCATTGCCGCCGTCGGCGCTTGAACCCGATACTTTTCAGTTGGGACTAGACAAAGCCGCAGGAGCTGTAGCTATCAGCCAATCGGCTCAATCAATTCAAGATTGGAATTTGGTGGTACATCAGTTTCAAGAGGCGATCGCTCTCATGGAACAAGTCAGCCGCCAAAGTCCTGATTATGTGTCGGCTCAAGGCAAAATTGTCGAATACCAGCGTAAGGTAACGTATGCGCGGCAAAAGGCGAATCCGAATTTGCCACAGCCATCAGCTGACAATCAAAACGTAGTCGTGGCAGTTCCCTCGCCAAAAACTGTGGCTAAATTTGTGCCACAACAAACTGTCCCAACCAGACAACAGCCAGAACAGCGCGTTTTTTCCTCAACAGAAATTCTGCCACGGGAAAAAAATGTGTTTGTTGCGCCGATTAAACGCCGCGTGGGTGGTACGCCGATTGTGGAAGTCACTTTTAATGGTCAGCAGAAATTCGACATGATCGTAGATACAGGAGCCAGTGGCACTGTGATTACCCAGGAGATGGCGAATGTGTTAGGTATTATACCTGTGGGCAAAGCCAAGGCGAATACTGCGAGTTCTAGAGCCGTAGAATTTCCGGTGGGTTATGTTGATTCGATGGCAGTTAGCGGGGTGAGGGTGAATCGAGTGCCAGTAGCGATCGCTGGGACAGATTTAGAAACTGGCTTATTGGGACATGACTTTTTTGGTAATTACGATGTCACCATTAAGCGCAATGTTGTAGAATTCCGTCCCCAATCGCATTCTGAAGCTAATTCGATAGAAATTGAACTAGATCCTCCAACTTCTGCCACGGACTCCCGCTCTGTAGAATTTCCCTAG
- the carA gene encoding glutamine-hydrolyzing carbamoyl-phosphate synthase small subunit, whose amino-acid sequence MSLSDAIPALLVLADGTAYRGWSFGATGTTIGEVVFNTGMTGYQEVLTDPSYCGQIVIFTYPELGNTGVNPEDEESLRPQVQGAIARNICHKPSNWRSTQSLPDYLKQNQIPGIYGIDTRALTRKIRMFGAMNGGISTEILDEAELLEQVQAFPNMAGLNLVKEVSTPQVYEWSEPTIPEWEFNPENITNGEETFTVVAIDFGVKRNILRRLASYGCRVIVVPVNTPAAEILSYNPDGIFLSNGPGDPSAVTEGIETVKTLLESQKPMFGICMGHQILGHALGAETFKLKFGHRGLNQPAGLQRRIEITSQNHSFAINPDTLPQTLVEISHLNLNDRTVAGVRHKSLPIFSVQYHPEASPGPHDADYLFEQFVQAMRSLRTV is encoded by the coding sequence ATGTCCCTGTCTGACGCAATACCCGCTTTACTTGTCTTGGCAGATGGCACTGCTTACCGTGGTTGGTCTTTCGGTGCGACGGGAACCACAATCGGGGAAGTGGTGTTTAACACTGGCATGACTGGCTATCAAGAAGTTTTGACTGACCCTAGTTACTGCGGTCAAATTGTCATTTTTACCTATCCTGAATTGGGCAACACAGGCGTTAATCCTGAAGATGAAGAATCATTGCGGCCGCAAGTGCAAGGTGCGATCGCTCGCAATATTTGTCATAAACCGAGTAACTGGCGATCGACCCAATCTTTACCCGACTACCTCAAACAAAATCAAATTCCCGGTATCTACGGCATTGATACCCGCGCTCTCACCCGCAAAATTCGGATGTTCGGCGCAATGAATGGTGGAATTTCTACAGAAATTTTGGATGAAGCCGAACTGCTAGAACAAGTCCAAGCATTTCCCAATATGGCTGGCTTGAATCTCGTCAAGGAAGTCAGCACACCCCAAGTTTATGAATGGTCAGAACCCACTATTCCCGAATGGGAATTTAATCCCGAAAACATTACTAATGGCGAAGAAACATTTACAGTTGTCGCCATTGACTTTGGGGTGAAGCGCAATATCTTGCGGCGATTGGCTAGTTATGGTTGTCGCGTGATTGTTGTCCCAGTCAACACACCCGCCGCAGAAATTCTCAGCTACAACCCAGATGGCATCTTTCTTTCCAACGGCCCTGGCGATCCCTCTGCCGTTACAGAAGGAATTGAAACCGTCAAAACCCTATTAGAAAGCCAAAAACCTATGTTTGGTATTTGTATGGGACACCAAATTTTAGGTCACGCCCTGGGTGCAGAAACCTTTAAACTTAAATTTGGCCATCGGGGGTTAAATCAGCCTGCGGGTTTACAACGGCGGATCGAAATCACCAGCCAAAATCACAGTTTTGCCATTAACCCAGATACTTTACCTCAAACATTGGTTGAGATCAGCCACCTCAACTTAAACGATCGCACTGTTGCTGGTGTCCGCCATAAATCTTTGCCCATCTTCTCGGTACAGTATCACCCCGAAGCCAGCCCCGGCCCCCATGATGCTGATTATCTATTTGAGCAATTTGTCCAAGCAATGCGATCACTACGCACAGTTTAA
- a CDS encoding STAS domain-containing protein, producing MSVHFNYEEGIIAEPLNLTVSLRGTREIRDNCQLFRLTGLLDAFSEPTFRKVLGGKIDEGPKHIILDLSQIDFVDSSGLGALVQLAKQAQNAEGTLQIVTNARVTQTVKLVRLEKFLSLQATVDAALENIKGS from the coding sequence TTGAGCGTTCACTTTAATTATGAGGAGGGAATTATTGCTGAGCCACTTAATCTAACCGTAAGCCTCAGAGGCACTCGTGAAATCCGGGATAACTGTCAGCTATTCCGCCTCACAGGTTTGTTAGATGCCTTTTCTGAACCGACATTTCGCAAGGTACTAGGCGGCAAAATTGACGAGGGGCCAAAGCACATTATTCTGGATCTCTCTCAAATTGACTTTGTTGATAGCTCTGGCTTGGGAGCCTTGGTACAGCTAGCCAAGCAGGCTCAAAACGCTGAAGGCACCTTGCAAATTGTTACAAATGCCCGTGTCACCCAAACAGTCAAACTTGTTCGCTTAGAGAAGTTTCTCTCTCTGCAAGCCACAGTGGACGCGGCTCTCGAAAATATCAAAGGGTCTTGA
- a CDS encoding ribonuclease III domain-containing protein, with protein sequence MDSEEEEPIDRQDEPPTSDDLSWVQACLASNVQLHQTISPSQVQQISPAALAYVGDAIYELYARMFYLLPLQRLETYHRLVVAQVRAETQALHLRSLIPHLREAELEIVRRGRNASTGRPKRLAPEIYQQATSLETLIGYLYLTDIPRLTELLQKLHLEQE encoded by the coding sequence GTGGACTCCGAGGAGGAAGAACCAATAGATAGACAAGATGAACCTCCTACATCTGATGATTTATCTTGGGTGCAAGCCTGTCTAGCCAGCAATGTACAACTACACCAAACAATTTCCCCAAGCCAAGTGCAGCAAATTTCTCCGGCTGCTCTTGCTTATGTAGGAGATGCAATCTATGAGCTTTATGCTAGAATGTTCTATCTATTGCCATTACAACGGCTAGAAACTTATCACCGTTTGGTAGTGGCTCAGGTGAGAGCAGAAACACAAGCCCTACATTTGCGATCGCTGATTCCTCATCTGAGGGAAGCCGAACTAGAAATTGTCCGCAGAGGACGTAACGCCTCGACCGGACGGCCTAAACGCCTTGCTCCCGAAATTTATCAACAAGCAACTAGCTTAGAAACTTTGATTGGTTACTTGTATCTTACCGATATCCCACGCTTAACCGAATTGTTGCAAAAACTTCATCTCGAACAAGAGTGA
- the rlmB gene encoding 23S rRNA (guanosine(2251)-2'-O)-methyltransferase RlmB, with amino-acid sequence MTSKPKKLQTSGEPNRGRTVKIKGKRFSGSPIRKAKPGERENHATPSNSSANHQFSYQSPILKKTEDNENDLIYGRHPVLSALESQRELNRVWVTARLRYDPRFHNLLLQAKENGTVIDEVEPKRLDQITEGANHQGIAAQIAPYSYLELPDLVAQAKSAVNDPVIVVAEGITDPHNLGAIIRTAEAIGAQGLVIPQRRAVGITSTVVKVAAGALENFAVSRVINLSRALEELKEAGFWIYGTAATGSEPIHTIRFSGPIVLVIGSEGEGLSMLTQRACDVLVSIPLQGKTPSLNASVAAGMALYEVYRQRSLNTLYLNKLPKPL; translated from the coding sequence ATGACTAGCAAACCCAAAAAGCTCCAGACATCTGGTGAACCCAATCGTGGGCGGACTGTGAAAATTAAAGGCAAGCGTTTTAGTGGTAGTCCAATTCGGAAAGCCAAACCAGGAGAGCGTGAAAACCACGCCACACCAAGCAATTCCTCGGCAAATCATCAGTTTTCTTATCAATCTCCCATTCTCAAGAAAACAGAAGATAACGAAAATGATTTAATCTACGGTCGTCATCCAGTTTTGAGTGCTTTAGAAAGTCAACGGGAACTCAATCGTGTGTGGGTAACAGCCCGGTTACGCTACGATCCCCGATTTCACAATTTGCTACTACAAGCAAAAGAAAATGGCACAGTTATCGATGAAGTAGAACCCAAGCGTCTTGACCAAATTACCGAAGGCGCTAATCACCAAGGAATAGCAGCCCAAATCGCCCCCTATTCCTACCTAGAATTACCAGACTTAGTTGCTCAAGCTAAATCTGCTGTCAATGATCCCGTGATTGTTGTCGCTGAGGGGATCACCGACCCACATAACTTGGGAGCAATCATCCGCACTGCGGAAGCAATTGGCGCTCAAGGTTTGGTTATCCCCCAAAGAAGAGCCGTAGGGATCACTTCAACAGTCGTCAAAGTTGCCGCCGGCGCTTTAGAAAACTTTGCAGTATCAAGAGTAATTAACCTCAGCCGCGCTTTAGAAGAACTCAAAGAAGCTGGTTTTTGGATTTATGGTACCGCCGCTACAGGAAGCGAACCCATACATACAATACGTTTTAGCGGGCCTATAGTTTTAGTCATCGGCTCCGAAGGCGAAGGATTAAGCATGTTAACTCAACGTGCATGTGATGTTTTGGTGTCAATTCCCTTACAAGGAAAAACCCCTAGTTTAAATGCCTCTGTTGCTGCTGGGATGGCACTTTACGAGGTTTATCGCCAACGTTCTTTGAACACTTTGTATCTAAATAAGTTACCAAAACCTCTTTGA
- a CDS encoding DUF1816 domain-containing protein, with the protein MKTIGYDMKEALINTFNSLGLAWWVEIVTQNPRCTYYFGPFLTSADAKLALKGYVEDLELEGAQGIQVNVKRCKPDNLTIADDLGERIDRKVKPAFSGQI; encoded by the coding sequence ATGAAAACCATCGGGTACGACATGAAAGAAGCTTTAATCAACACATTTAATAGTCTCGGATTAGCGTGGTGGGTGGAAATAGTAACACAAAACCCCCGTTGCACTTACTACTTTGGGCCATTTCTCACTTCTGCTGATGCCAAATTAGCCTTAAAAGGCTATGTGGAAGATTTAGAACTGGAAGGGGCGCAAGGAATACAAGTGAATGTCAAACGCTGCAAGCCAGATAATTTGACAATTGCCGACGACCTGGGGGAACGGATTGACCGCAAAGTAAAGCCTGCCTTTAGCGGTCAGATTTAA